The Chroicocephalus ridibundus chromosome 3, bChrRid1.1, whole genome shotgun sequence genome includes the window GGAAGTTCCTTGTTCTTATCAGCTGCTGATGCAAGACAGTATTAACAAGTCTGACGCGTATGGCGTACAGCATAGGACAAGAGTTTAGCTAAGGTTATCATTTATTCATGTGAACTGGTGGAAATGCAAGCTTAAGGCCCAACTACTGTGTCGGTTCATTGTGCCTCAGCTGTAGTGTTACAGTCAGCAGGAACTCCACATACACACTGTACCTAGTGCTGCTGCTGTGTACCTCTTCCCTGGGACTTGGGTGAAGATGGTCACACTGGTCATTACAGCACgcattctcctttcttcctttccaggtcAACATGGCCTTTAAGGACTTTAGAGTTAAAGACACAGGGATTCATAGGCTAAGCTCAGGAACTAAAAGAGCAGTAGCACACCTTACACAAAATACACCCCACACAAGAAACGCTTGACACCAAGTCCTTTGTTACTTTGCAGATCTTTTATTTAGGTGTTTGctgctgcaaataaaaaaaaaaaaaacaaaaaaccacacacaggaTTCAACTCAAGTATAAAGCAGCATAGATGTTGTaaatggaagagaagagctgACAACATACTGTATCTCACTTTCTAACAGATTTTCAAGGAAAGGGGGAGATTAGTGGGGAAGGAATGGTCACAGAAATGCTCTCTACTAGAGAGAATACAACTGTGATATAAACAAGCAGTCCCTTCATCTTTGGAGTCTGAAACTTtaaatcaaacatttaaaaaaattagaaaatttgtTAGAAAAATAGGTGCAGTAAAATTGTATATATTGGATCATGTGTACATATAACAATtttcattaagtaaaaaaaatgatCTTTACAAGTAATGCTTTATAGCAAATAATCAGCTGCACTGTATCAGACTACAGTGTTGTTCAGGCATTTTTACAGATGCAAGTCTTATTAAATCTGAAAAGTAACAAAATATACAGagcaaaactattttcttttaaactagtaTTGCAATCCACGTATTGcatgttttatatttatatatatatataaatatatatatatatatatataaatactacACTATAACTGATCAGGAATGAAGCTGGAATGCAAACACAGTAGTGTATTAGATTCCAACAGAGTATTTGCCTAGCTGTTACGCGAGGAGGGTATCAGGGTCCCTATACCACACTTCGGAGCCATCACCGCAGAATTTCTCCACTTGAGAACAGCAACCAGAAAAAGCCTAATTTCTACACAAAGTAGTTCTGAGGTGTCGTCAGTTCTTTTGggagcagggtggtggtggtCGTCAAGACAAAACACAGGGTGTAAAACGACATGGACACACGTACATACAGGTACTTGCAGATCTCGAGTTCTACAACCTGTCTTTTCCACTGTTGGACTTGTAACTAATAATACAAAGACGTATGGCACAAAATTCACCCACAGTTGCTTATTTTTAGACCAAGCTGAATCCAGCACCTGCACAGGGCACGTATCTTCAACTAGAAGCACGGCCTATTAAAATTTTTCTTGCTTCAAGAGAGCTGTGACATAAGGCCTTTTGGCACTAAGCAAAGGCATGAGCAAGTTACCAGGATCAGCAGTACAATGAGTTTTTAACTATACCAAATTTAATAGAAGGTATGGAATAAAAGGGAGATTCAAACACCTCTGGGTTTAGAGAACATTTGTTAAGTGTCATACAGTGACTCcctcctcagggaaaaaaaaccacaaacacacaacaaaaaaaaccccaaaacaagaacACAGCATCAAGATCTGCCTTTCCCACAGTCCTGCCTTCTTGTTATAAGCGTTATTACATCGCCTCAAACTCATCAATTCTCTGCTTGGTGTTGCCTTGCCGGATCTGCCGCAGCGTCTTGTACTTGTCACGTCCCTGTCGCATGTTCTCTGAGTGGATAATATCATTGTGGGTCCTCTTATTTTCATCTCTAGCCTGGGCCAGCTCATCTGTCAGCGCCTGCAATATAAAGAACATTAAATACAGATTATACACGAGAAGGTTTCAGCTCATGCCAGTAGTGTTCTTTGGTGAGAACTGACAGTTGTTAGATGACTGGACAGATCAGTGATACGCCTACAACTTGTGCTTTCCATAAACACTATGGATCATGTAAGTAATCTCAAAGCCTGAGCAATGAGAATGATCTTTGTATACCTTGTCTTTAATACAAATTCCTTACAGGAACTGTAAACAGAGACTATCACGTTTATGTGCTTAACCAAGTGGTTAAATGATCTATTTTCCAGGAACTGATTGTTTCCGTTACTCCCCCTCCTGGAAACTTTTTCTTACCCTCAGTTGCCTCTGTACACGTTCATTCTTCTCTGCTTCAGTAATGCGTTTCTCCTCATTGCGGTCATTCCTGATCCCCTCGCTGGAGAACTCTGCGCTGTAGGCAGAGTACTCGGATCCTTCATCTTGCAAGTTATCCTGGACATGGTAGCTGACTGGCTCGTAGACGGGCGGTGGGGGTGGAGGCGGAGCAGTCATTACCAGGTGTAGCTCCTCCTTTGTCTTTACCAGATCCTCCTGGGCTTCCTTGGCCTTtgggaaaagagtgaaaaatattttcatgcatttctttACACCAGCTTAATGAATGCTTCAATGCTTATCTCCCCAAGTTTTGTCAATCTACtatgaaaagcaagaaaggaagagTTAAATCTCTGCAGCTGACAGTGCTCTGTTACAGTCTtttgcagaacatttttttttttttattttgctagtgATGCTATCGTCATCCACTGCGTAATGTGCAGGGGATCGAAACAAAGAATCTTCTTCCAATAAAACATAGTCTAGGAAAAACGGTTCTGTGGGAAGCTAGTTACGTTCATCCTGTCCTCCGTTTGAAGAGCTCGgagagaggggtgggggagagcctCTGTCATTCGCctcagtccggcccaaaccaccaCAGCTATAAATATGGCTTCCACAGAGCAAGAACTCAGATTCCTGATTTggcatttttaatgcaattatgcACTAGACAGTCAGCTTCCTCGCTACTTTAGTGGTTGTGCCCTCCCTGTAACTAGCCTGCAGCACTAGTTACAGGGCACTGGGCACACTGAGCCTCGCgtggtttatttttggtttttgatTTATTTACTGCATCAAATTTTTCAACTCTCTAACCAGGAAGAGACTGGCCAGGAAGCCACGGACAACAGCACAGACTCCTGGTACCTGCAGTGTGGCTGCATTTGCAGCGTCTTCTCTTGACTGATATAATGTTTTCAGACATTACATCATGGAATAAATGCAGCATTTATACATgtgccccttcccctccatggCTCCAAGACAATCAGCGCGCCTTTAGGTTTTATACAGGCTTCCACTTTGAATTTTGACTGAAGGCTTGTTGGAAGAAAGGTGTTTTGCTGGCATGTTGCACATTCATCACAAGTCTGCCCTTCTCTGCTCGTCTATGAGATGTTTGTCTCTGCATGTTTAGAGAAGTCACACCAGGCTGGGCACTGCGGTACGCTCTGCTCAAGCCTACAACTTCAGAGCATCTTTGTAAAACAGGGATACTCACTCTGATTTGCCACTCTTCAACCTCACTCTCTTTACGCCTCCGTGCCTCTTCCAGAAGTGCAATCTTGGCCGTATATTCTGCAAGCTCTGTAGCCTGTTGAATAATAAAACTGGAGTTATAAggactcttaaaaaaataaactaaagcaaacaaaaaaacaaacagaaaaccgaAACATTGTTGACTGAGAAAAGACCCAAGTGTTACACTCCACTGTAATAAAAACTGAATAGGAAATTAAGAGCAAAAAAGTAGATTGCTTGTGATAGAAGCCAGTGCCATAATGATACTATCACATGGCCTAGTACTTCACTGCACTACGTTTTTCCCTGGAGAACAAGGCTTTGCCTTACTCAGAGGGCACAGTAACATGCCCACGTATCTTATCCTCAACATGACCGGGTCTTACCAGCTGTTCCTGGCTCTTTATCTGGTCCATAGTTTGTCTCTCCAGCTCTTCCTTGGCCTGCAGAGCAGCCAAACGATCCGCTTCCAAGCGTTCTGCTTCCTCCTGGGCTcgtctcctttcctcctccagctgaatGGCTCTTTGGATCTGATCTGAGAGCTCTGGAAAAAGAGGGCTCAATGCAGTTAGTCCACAAGCCCGGTCAAAGCGAAGGGATTACTGGCAGTCTCTTGGGTGACTGCAGAAGTCATGACAAGCACTTGAGTCCTGCCTGCAACATCCCTTCACTGCGCACCTCAAAGTAGTTATTTGCATAATACATCAAGCAACTGAATTCAGAAGCAGTCAGCCACACATTATAATTAAATCTTCCGCAAGATATTTGCGGTCTGTAACACCGACATGATTCTGCTGCCCTTAATTGACAGTTTACTGCAAGGATCAGATGTTGCTGTCTCTAGTCTGCTCATGGGTACATTGAAACAGGAGCTTCCCTTTCCCTGGAAAGGCTCGTTCCCAAAGTACTTTTTCTGTTAGGAGTTAGGTGAAGAGTCCTTGAGAGCTGAGCTCTGTTACTCACTGCTGGAAGAGGCCACACTACCCAAACTCTCTTGGCAACGGGGGAAAACAAGAGTTCGTGTGACCTTCAGTTCCCAAATACAATCAGCAGATTTTATGCTGCTTTCACGCTGTGGATGATCTCAGCAGCGCGCGCACATGTGTGTATTTGTTTGTACGGGCAGATATTAGTAAACCTTGACAAGAGATCGCAGTGTCGTCAGATTTAGGCTAGGTGTGGGCAGCGGCCCATATAACCCTTCTGTGGAGCACAATACACGAGGTCTGGTCAGCCCATACAAGTACTTtacctttctctgctttctgagtCTTCACCTCATACTCTTGTAGCctcaccagcagctcctccttctccctcaacatttgttctttctctctctcaattatctccctcttcttcttttcattttctagttGTTGCCTGTTAGAAACAGATTTCATGCTTGAAGCTCGCTTTCAGACCTAAGCTACAGCCAGGCAAGAGAGTTGGCTGGGCATTTCTCCAGGCAGCTCCATGAGAAATGACCATGTGACTGccacaaaacaaaagccagaagACAGAAATACATATAGCCTGTTCCTTCATTGCTTCGGAATTTTTACTCAGTTTTGGATATCTcatttcataaaaaatatttgtatttctgttgccCACCCCAGAAATTTAGCACACCAAATAGCTActggaagcagagagagaaaaccagga containing:
- the EZR gene encoding ezrin isoform X2; amino-acid sequence: MQSWSLPSSQTLQANSCLTRVMDQHKLSREQWEERIQVWHAEHSGMVKENAMLEYLKIAQDLEMYGINYFEIKNKKGTDLWLGVDALGLNIYEKDDKLTPKIGFPWSEIRNISFNDKKFVIKPIDKKAPDFVFYAPRLRINKRILQLCMGNHELYMRRRKPDTIEVQQMKAQAREEKHQKQLERQQLENEKKKREIIEREKEQMLREKEELLVRLQEYEVKTQKAEKELSDQIQRAIQLEEERRRAQEEAERLEADRLAALQAKEELERQTMDQIKSQEQLATELAEYTAKIALLEEARRRKESEVEEWQIRAKEAQEDLVKTKEELHLVMTAPPPPPPPVYEPVSYHVQDNLQDEGSEYSAYSAEFSSEGIRNDRNEEKRITEAEKNERVQRQLRALTDELAQARDENKRTHNDIIHSENMRQGRDKYKTLRQIRQGNTKQRIDEFEAM